Genomic DNA from Pelosinus sp. IPA-1:
TTTGATAGGTATTTGTCATAATTATCTCTCCTCGTAAAATGTTTTTTTAGATAGATTTTCGCAGTAAAGTATTATTTCGTCATAAATAATCACCTCTTACTGAGAGAATACGGATAAAATGGACATAATTCCTACAAAAATGTAAAAATGTGCCGAAAAAGGTAAAAATATATATAATTTGAGCAAATGAAAAAGCCCTTTTTCAGGAGTAGTGCTTTACTCGCTGAAAAGGGCTAAGTTGATTTGAAATTTATAATATTGGAAGACTAAAATTAACAAAAAATGTAGTTCCTTCATGGTTGGTATTAATTTTAATTTTAGCATTGTGCCTGTGGGCTATTTGATAACATATGGGAAGACCTAAACCTGTACCTGTATCTTTTGTAGTCATAAAGGGGGTACCTAAGTTATCGAGTATATGAGGGGGTATTCCCGAGCCTTGATCACTAATAGATAATACAATTTTGCTATCTTCTTGGAAGGTGTGAATAGCTAGGTTTCCTCCATCTGGCATTGCTTCAATACTATTACGTACTAGATTTAACAGTAATTGTCGAATTTCATTTTCATCCAGCAGTAATTCGGGGATATTAGTAAGATCAAGAGACACATATACTTGTGAAGAATTCGCATCTGCCTGGATTAATGGGAATAGTGCTTTAATAATAGTATTTAACGAGCAAATTTCTAGATTAGCTAGTTTTTTCCTAGATAAGGAAAGGTATTCGCGGATGATCGAATTGGCTCTATCTATTTCCTCAATCATTAATTTGAATTTTTCTTTATCAGTTTGGTATTTTTCCCTGCTTCCCATAACCTGTAAGTAGCCACGTACAGTGGTAAGAGGATTTCTAATTTCATGAGCAACAGTTGCTGCCATGCTACCTACCATATTCATTCGGTCTAACATTGAGGTCGTTTTCTCTAAGTTTTTTCGTGTTGTCACATCACGAATAATACCTTGTAACGCAGTGAAACCACCATTTGTATCATAAGTAGGAGCACACTTTTGTTCGATCCATAAGGTAGTTTTATCTTTTCGAACAAGACGTAAAGTCAGTGGCGATTCAATAGAAATGGGAAGATTGTGAATAAAGTCCTCAAGTAAGCAATGATCATCAGGATGTATCAAATCGAAAACTAAATTATTGTTAGAGTAATATTCATCAGGGGAGTAACCAGTGAGTAATAAAACGGATGGAC
This window encodes:
- a CDS encoding PAS domain-containing sensor histidine kinase, translated to MDYVHLSIIYSTIGTVSIVFIYIYLYALYRQRYMGIWALGWLILLSRYIIFDLGLLPWKQSTFGMITYQMLIIISVLLFLWATHIFINKPLNKWWLYGTTIITIISVTMNFLGSPQVYKLLFPIYFGCFVCIWIGITFIRNLQILGVGRLITGYAYILWSLLNLAAPIILNGSWFLPWAHSLGGVMRLFIAVGTLMVYFENTRTDLANKETQYHLLAENAADIIYSYQIFPKAKIEYISPSVLLLTGYSPDEYYSNNNLVFDLIHPDDHCLLEDFIHNLPISIESPLTLRLVRKDKTTLWIEQKCAPTYDTNGGFTALQGIIRDVTTRKNLEKTTSMLDRMNMVGSMAATVAHEIRNPLTTVRGYLQVMGSREKYQTDKEKFKLMIEEIDRANSIIREYLSLSRKKLANLEICSLNTIIKALFPLIQADANSSQVYVSLDLTNIPELLLDENEIRQLLLNLVRNSIEAMPDGGNLAIHTFQEDSKIVLSISDQGSGIPPHILDNLGTPFMTTKDTGTGLGLPICYQIAHRHNAKIKINTNHEGTTFFVNFSLPIL